In one Moritella sp. 5 genomic region, the following are encoded:
- the ruvX gene encoding Holliday junction resolvase RuvX — protein MSNAENGQRTLLGFDFGTKSIGIAVGQEITGTARPLVAFKANDGIPDWDLIEQQIKEWQPDLVIVGKPLNMDGTEQEITKRAIKFANRLTGRFNVKTEMHDERLTTKDAKARLFEEGGFKALQKGAIDSASAMVILEGWMESQYGAEL, from the coding sequence ATGAGTAATGCAGAAAACGGACAAAGAACCCTGCTTGGTTTTGATTTCGGAACAAAAAGTATTGGTATCGCCGTTGGTCAAGAAATCACAGGTACAGCGCGGCCGCTTGTGGCTTTTAAAGCCAATGATGGCATACCAGACTGGGATTTAATTGAACAACAGATTAAAGAGTGGCAACCCGATCTTGTGATCGTAGGTAAACCATTAAATATGGATGGTACAGAGCAAGAGATCACTAAGCGTGCAATTAAATTTGCCAATCGTTTAACAGGCCGTTTTAATGTTAAAACAGAAATGCATGACGAACGTCTAACGACAAAAGATGCCAAAGCACGTTTGTTTGAAGAAGGTGGTTTTAAAGCCCTGCAAAAAGGCGCCATTGACAGTGCGTCAGCGATGGTGATCTTAGAAGGCTGGATGGAATCGCAATATGGCGCAGAATTATAA
- a CDS encoding YqgE/AlgH family protein, which yields MDSLQDHFLIAMPSMKDGIFERSVIYICEHNNEGAMGIIINLPVNISVDELLSQTVEADLDDETASPAEPKTVIDDLVFKGGPVSEDRGFVLHTAYPGFSSSLQINDELMITSSLDVLATLGTKKQPENYIVALGYSGWTKGQLEQEIADNSWLTINADENILFKVPVHQRWEQAVQKIGIDVSQLSSQVGHS from the coding sequence ATGGACTCTTTGCAAGATCACTTCCTTATCGCGATGCCGAGCATGAAAGATGGTATTTTCGAACGCTCTGTTATCTATATTTGTGAACATAACAACGAAGGTGCGATGGGGATCATCATCAACCTTCCCGTCAATATTTCTGTCGACGAGTTATTATCACAAACAGTCGAAGCTGATCTAGACGATGAGACAGCCTCCCCTGCCGAGCCGAAAACAGTCATCGATGATCTGGTATTTAAAGGTGGTCCTGTATCTGAAGACCGTGGTTTTGTATTGCATACAGCCTATCCCGGTTTTAGCTCGAGCTTACAAATCAATGATGAATTGATGATCACCTCATCATTAGATGTATTAGCAACACTTGGCACTAAAAAACAACCCGAAAATTATATTGTTGCGTTAGGTTATTCAGGCTGGACGAAAGGGCAGTTAGAACAAGAAATTGCCGACAACAGTTGGTTAACTATTAACGCTGACGAAAATATTTTATTTAAAGTGCCTGTGCACCAACGTTGGGAACAGGCCGTGCAAAAAATAGGTATCGACGTCAGCCAATTATCGAGTCAGGTAGGCCACTCTTAA
- the gshB gene encoding glutathione synthase has product MTIKLGIVMDPIADINIKKDSSFAMLMEAQNRGYELFYMEMQDLFMLEGRAYAASRSLKVQQDPANWYELGEETNHLLSDLDVVLMRKDPPFDTEFVYATYMLERAEDEGTLIVNKPQSLRDANEKLYTAWFSEFTPTTLVTRRKDKLRAFHKEHKDVILKPLDGMGGASIFRLNEQDKNVSVIIETLTEHETRYCMAQKFIPDIKDGDKRILVIDGEPVPYCLARIPASGETRGNIAAGGRGVARPLSESDWKIAKALGPKLKEKGLIFVGLDVIGDKLTEINVTSPTCIREIEAAYDVSITGMLMDAIEARLKKD; this is encoded by the coding sequence ATGACAATTAAACTTGGCATCGTGATGGATCCAATTGCAGACATCAACATTAAAAAAGATTCTAGCTTTGCAATGTTAATGGAAGCGCAAAACCGTGGTTACGAACTTTTCTACATGGAAATGCAAGATCTGTTTATGCTTGAAGGCCGTGCATATGCTGCGTCCCGTTCATTGAAAGTACAACAAGATCCAGCTAATTGGTACGAGTTAGGTGAAGAAACAAATCACCTATTATCCGATCTTGATGTGGTATTAATGCGTAAAGATCCTCCGTTCGATACTGAATTCGTTTACGCAACTTACATGCTTGAGCGTGCTGAAGACGAAGGCACATTAATCGTTAACAAACCGCAAAGTCTACGTGATGCCAATGAAAAACTATACACAGCATGGTTTAGCGAATTCACGCCAACAACATTAGTAACACGTCGTAAAGACAAATTACGTGCATTCCATAAAGAACACAAAGATGTGATCTTAAAACCGCTTGATGGTATGGGTGGCGCATCAATCTTCCGTCTTAACGAACAAGATAAAAACGTAAGCGTGATCATCGAAACACTGACTGAACATGAAACACGTTACTGCATGGCACAAAAATTTATTCCTGATATTAAAGATGGCGACAAACGTATCTTAGTTATTGATGGCGAACCGGTACCATATTGCCTAGCCCGTATCCCAGCAAGTGGTGAAACGCGCGGTAATATCGCCGCTGGCGGTCGTGGTGTTGCACGCCCATTATCAGAAAGTGATTGGAAGATTGCCAAAGCATTAGGGCCTAAATTAAAAGAAAAAGGCTTAATTTTTGTTGGTCTAGACGTGATTGGTGACAAGCTTACTGAAATCAATGTAACAAGCCCAACGTGTATCCGCGAAATTGAAGCAGCCTATGACGTAAGCATCACAGGTATGTTGATGGATGCGATTGAAGCGCGTTTAAAGAAAGATTAA